TTCAACGTCAAGGAATTACTTCCATTATCATCTCACATAAATTAAACGAAATTGTTGAAGTGGCTGATCGTATTACGATTATCAGAGATGGACAATCAATTGAAACCTTGCCAAAAGAACATATAACTGAAGAAAAAATTATCAAGGGAATGGTAGGTCGTGAATTAACGAATCGTTACCCTGAGCGTCATCCTAAAATTGGAAAGACCTATTTTGAAGTACGTGACTGGACAGTTCATCATCCCATTGATACAAATCGAATAATCAATGATCATCTTAACTTTTCTATCCATCAAGGAGAAATTGTTGGTATAGCTGGATTAATGGGAGCCGGGCGAACAGAATTTGCCACAAGCATTTTTGGTCACTCATATGGCAGTGCCATTTCTGGTCAGGTGTTTAAAGATGGGAAAGAAATTTCAGTTAATAATGTGCCAAATGCGATTCATAATGGAATTGCTTATGTTTCTGAAGATAGAAAAACATTGGGATTGGATTTATTGATGGATATTCGGGAGAATACAACTCTTGCCAGTTTAAATAAAATTAGTCATACAGGTGTGTTAAATAAGGAAAATGAAATCTTAGCAGTTGAAAAATACCAAAAGAAAATGCATATAAAAACAAATTCTATTTTTCAAAATGTCAGCAGCCTAAGTGGTGGTAACCAGCAAAAGGTCGTTTTAGCTAAATGGTTAATGACAGAACCGGATGTTTTATTTTTAGATGAACTGACAAGAGGGATTGATATTGGTGCAAAATATGAAATTTATACCATTATTGAAGAAATGGCGGCCTCTGGTAAATGCGTTTGTATTATTTCTTCTGAACTACCTGAAGTATTAGGAATGTGTGATCGTATCTACACTATGAACGAAGGTCGTTTTACTGGAGAAGTCTTACGAAAAGATGCAAATCAAGAAGTATTAATGAGTCTTATGACAGCTGAGGAGAAGGAGAAAGGGGTAAGCTGATGGAACGTCTTAATGGCAATGTAGATAAAAAAAATAATTTCAATTTAAAAGAAAAAGCATTAGATATTTTTAGCAAGTATAGTATGGTGATCATCTTAATTGCAGCATTGATTGTCTTTCAATTCTTGACAGAAGGAATTTTTTTGAGGTCATTAAATATTACCAATATCATTTTACAAAATAGTCATATTCTAGTCTTAGCCGCTGGCATGTTATTAGTTGTTCTATTGGGACATGTAGATTTGTCTGTTGGTTCAGTCATGGCCTTTGTTGGAGCCATTGCTGGATTTATGATGGTCAATTATAAGATGAGCCCAATTATCGTGGTACCGGTATGTATTTTGATAGGAGCTTTGATAGTGGCTTGGCAAGGATTTTGGGTTGCCTATGTTGAAATTCCAGCATTTATTGTTACATTAGCTGGATTACTGATGTTTCGAGGTTTAACGCAGGTTGTATTAGGTGGTCAATCATTAGCACCCTTCCCAAAAATTTTTCAAAAGATTTCTACTGGTTATTTGCCAGATATCATGAGCGGTACGCATATTCATTATTTAACAATGTTAATAGGAATTATTTTGACATGCTTACTTATTTTTAATCAATGGCAAGCCAGAGAACGAAGAAAAAAGAACTTATTTGAAGTTGAACCAATGAATATGTTTATTTTAAAAGCGCTTTTAACCGGTATTGTTATTTTAGTCATTAGTTATGTTTTTGCAGCTTATAAAGGCTATCCGGTCATCTTAATTATCCTTGGTGTGATTGTCGCTGTTTATTCATTTTTAACCAACAAAACAGTCGCAGGTCGTCAAATTTATGCAACTGGTGGTAATAAAAAAGCCGCTAATCTTTCAGGAATCAAAACTAAAAAGATTACTTTTTGGGTTTTTGTCAATATGGGAGCAATGGCAGTATTAGCTGGACTCATTTTAACCGCTCGTTTAAATGCTGCAACATCACAGGCAGGTACGTCGATGGAACTTGATGCAATGGCCGCTGTTTACTTTGGTGGTGCTTCAACTTCTGGTGGGATTGGAACCATTATGGGTGCCATTGTCGGTGGTCTTGTTATGGGTGTTTTAAATAATGGTATGTCTATTCTAGGTGTTGGTGTTGATTGGCAACAGGCAATCAAAGTGTTAATCTTATTGCTTGCTGTTGTTTTAGATGTTTATAACAAAAGGAAAAAAGTTGCTTAATTCGTTTCGTTTACATTATTTGAAAACCAAGACGATATTAAAAAATCACCAAAATAACTGTTAGATAAAATTAAGATTGAAAAAACACAACGAGATAGCATAAAAAACAATCCAATGAACGATAAATTTTATCGGTGAATTGGATTGTTTCTCGTTTTATGGGTAGATGAGCTGATTTGAATTTAACTCAGATAAAAAATTACGGATGTTTATCTTTATAAATAAATGGTAAAATAAAGAAATCACATCTACAAGGAGATAATAATGAAATGAGTTATGCACTTGAAATAAAAAATTTAAAAAAAACCTACGAATCAGGTGTTGAAGCATTACGTGGCATTGATTTAGTAGTTGAAGCAGGGGACTTTTATGCCTTGTTAGGTCCAAATGGTGCAGGAAAGTCAACGACAATTGGCATTATTACTTCTCTTGTTAATAAAACATCAGGAAAAGTAAAAATTTTCGACTATGATCTTGACACAGAATTAGAACGAGCAAAACAGCAGATTGGACTTGTTCCCCAAGAATTTAATTTTAATCCATTTGAAACAGTTCAACAAATTGTTGTAAACCAAGCTGGATATTATGGTGTACCTAGAAAAGAAGCATTGAAACGTAGTGAAAAATATTTAAAACAATCAAACCTATGGGAAAAACGCAATGTTCGTGCCAGAATGCTTTCTGGTGGGATGAAACGTCGATTAATGATTGCTAGGGCATTAATGCATGAACCCCGTTTATTAATTTTAGATGAACCAACAGCAGGTGTAGATATTGAACTTAGACGTGAGATGTGGACATTTTTAAAAGAATTAAATGATGAAGGAACAACGATTATTTTAACCACCCATTATTTAGAAGAAGCAGAAATGCTTTGTCGGAATATTGGTATTATTCAATCCGGTGAATTAATTGAAAATACAAGTATGAAAAAATTGCTTGCAAAACTACAGTTTGAAACTTTTATCTTTGATTTAGCTCCCTACAAAATAAAACCAACAGTAACAGGCTATAAAAATACTTTTGAAGATGATCTCACCTTAGCTGTTGAAGTAGAGAGAAATCAAGGCGTCAATGAAATATTTGAACAATTCAGTAAACAAGGAATAAAAATTTTATCTATGCGTAATAAATCGAATCGATTAGAAGAATTATTTCTAAAAATAATGAAAGAAGAACGGCCAGTGGGGGAAAATAATGTTTAGTCTTTATTTAACAGCTTTAAAAAGTTTAGCGATAAAAGAAACAAATCGTTATTTACGAATTTGGGTGCAAACACTTGTACCGCCAGTCATTACTACTTCACTATACTTTATCATTTTTGGGAAAATGATTGGTGGACGTATTGGTGAAATGAGCGGTTTCTCCTATATGGCATTTATCGTACCTGGATTAATTATGATGTCAGTGATCACTAGCTCCTATTCAAATGTTTCTTCTTCCTTTTTTTCTCAAAAATTTCAAAAAAATATTGAGGAATTATTGGTTGCACCTATACCCACTCATATTATCATTTGGGGATTTGTAATTGGTGGTTTAGGAAGAAGTATTCTAGTAGGAGCACTTGTCACTATGGTTTCCTTATTTTTTGTTCCCTTACATGTTTATTCCTGGTTTATTGTAATAATAACATTACTAATGACAGCTATCTTATTCTCATTGGCTGGATTAATCAATGGTGTTTTTGCCCAATCTTATGACGATGTGTCCATTGTGCCGACTTTTGTTTTACAACCATTAACTTACCTAGGTGGTGTATTTTATGCTATTTCAATGTTGCCACCATTTTGGCAAACTATTTCAAAAATCAATCCAATTGTTTATATGATCTCAGGATTTAGATATGGATTTCTTGGAAAAACCGATATACCAATTCTGGTTTCTCTACTTATCCTTCTTCTTTTTAGTCTTTTTCTTTATGCCATTTGTTATTATTTAATCAATAGGGGTAAGGGATTAAGAAGTTAATTGAACGGAATTACTTTTTGGAAAAAGTACATAATTAATGTTCAAAAATTAAAATAGAAGATATTTCCTCATAATGAGGAACGATCAAATATAGGTTGTTTAAATCTTCTAAAACAAATAAATAGTAAACTGTTTAAGTATTAAATGAGATTATAAGTTATCTATAATAGAAATACAGTTATCTTAGGTAAACTTGATTTTAACTATTACGTTGATGAATGAAGAAGAAAAAAACATAGAGTGAGGGAAACATACCAGATCCTTCGGTTAGAAAAGCTTATTTTACATGATCAATAGATGTAAGATCAATGGCTGGGAATATGTAACCACTGATATTCTATGTTATTTCTATGAGAGATTGCTATGAAAAAATTCTACAATAAAGCTAAAATTGTTAGGTAATAAAAATCAGCATTTGTTTTATTATTTAAAAAATGAGAATATTTAATACATTTCTATAGTTACCGATATAAAGATGTATAAAAAATAGATGATATTTTTATAAAGAAGCATTAGAATTGCCTATTGTTAGGCTATCTAATGCTTCTTTGAATTATTTATTTCAATTTTGTTAGTATTGTTTCATAGTAATGCTATTTGTTATATTGATAACCTTCTGGCTAGCTTCTTATTTTGATAGGGAAATGGTAACATTCGTTTTTTAGCTACCTGATTTTCATGAAGGATGGTAATTTTAAAAATCTCTAAATACATTGCTAGAAAAAAATTATTCATAAACTGATTTAGTTTTATTTGTTGCTGATAAAATCAGATAGGAACGAGAAGATATGCTACTTTACTTAACTGGATTGTTAGAAGCTTTAGCTTTGTTTATTAGAAGAGGCAACCAATTACTATATAAATATATCGTAAATAATGATATTAAAGTAACCATCCTTGGTTATGGGAAGCAATAAACAACCACTAATGGATTAAGGAAAAGTAATAAAAATAAGTATGCAAAATAGATATCCAAAAAATTATCTGAAGAATTACAAAAACATTTTTGATTAAAGTAGCTTTAGTAATGGGAAAAAACTGAAGAGTGTTTTTCATTAAACGCTACATGAAAGACAATAAAGATTAATGGAAATACCCAGATAATAAAACGTCCGCCAAGATCATTAGGAATGCCATTCCATCGAAAATGGATTGGGACAATTGTTGGCAATTTTGGATAAAGGTAGAAGTTACAGATAAAAGAAAAGAATGCCCATAAAAAATTAAGATGAATAATTTTTTGATATTTTTCAGAAATATAATTGAACATAAAGCAAAGACTTCCAATTTGGATTAACAATATGCTAAGATAAATCGACTTTATTTTAATTTTATATAGTAATTATGAAGAAGGAGATGAATAAGCATAATGAAAAAAGTCATAAGCAATGTAAATTGAATAATAGATTTGTTATCTAATAAGGTAGGTAAAAAAGAAAATGACTCTCTCAATTTCTTTTGTAGCAATAAAATTATTGTTTTATATATTGTCTTTTATTGTATCTAGTTCAATGAAACTAAAAATTATATTTGATAATTACATGGTTAGATAAGATGATATACTTAATCTAAGTACATTAAAAATTATTCTATAAAAATTATACAATTTAAATGGTCATTTAAATAGAGATTTTTAAAATAAAAAAATCTTTAATTGTGCTATTTAAACTTTCAATTTTATTAAAATAGCATTGATTAAAAGAATAAAAATACCTAGGATTATTTGAATAATCGGGAAAGAAGAGAGAGAAGTAAGGTGAATAGTTATAATTATATTATTTTCATTATTTCAATACTATTATTAATAAATGTATGCTTTTTTGATCATGGTCAAAACGCTGGACTAGGTTTTCAAACCAAAAGAAGTATGGCTTCAAAGAAAGCCTGGGTTTATTCTCAAAAAATTTTTTATGGAACGATTATTTTGATATCAGCAATATCAATAATTTTGAATTATTTTAATATCATTTCAAATACCATAGCAATTTTTTTATCTATTATAGGAATAATCTTAGCAGGTGGACTTACTCAGTTTAGTTTAATTTATAATCAGGTGAATGAAAAATAAGATGAAAAAAATAGTGAATTATATATTCCCATGATGCTGGAATTGTAATTATATATCACAGTATATAGCTGAATAGGAAGGCCGTTGTTCAAATGTTTTGAGGAGTAAATTTATAATGACATCATCTGAAAGAGGAATATAGAATCTTTATATTTAAAGATTTTTAGGTTCTTTTTGTTATTTCTCTACTTTCTATTTAAAAATAAATTCAAAGTTAATCTAATCAATTTCTTAATTTTGAAGACTTTAAATATTTAAACAGACTTAAGTGGTAAATTTTATGGGCAGTTATCAATTGAAATAGATTTATATATAAGAATTAACCGCTAATTCGTAAAGGAAATTTGAAAAATATGACTAAAAGCATAAAAATTAAAAGTAATATTATTAAGATAATATAAAAGATTTTTCCATAAAAATTTTTATTGTTGATTGTCCATCCGTGAATACTTTGAACCCAGAGTGGCGTATACTTGGCTGTGATTTTATCTGTTTTACCAGATTTGAGAATTTTTATTAGTAAATAGATTAGTATGATGCATGTAACTATAGCATAGGGGATTGAGGGTAATCTTTTTTGTTTGTATAGAATTGTACATGTAGCTAGAGTAAAGATACCTATCCATATTTTTTTTAGGCTAAGACTCATAAGAAATACTCCTTTGCTATAATTTCTTTATTTTCTACAGTATAACATCTATTGACTGACATTTCATTTGCGAAGTTATGATTAACATTAACGATTGTAATGTCAATGAATTTTAGTTTAATGTTCACTATAATAAAATTCACCTTCTTTTATACAATGTTAGAGAGAACTTTATCTGATATAAGGATATCTGGTTTTTTTATTAAAGCACACACTATTCTTAATGATTGTACTTGTCCAGCACTATATTATTATTTAAAAAATTTCTTTGAAAATTTGAGATATCAGTTTTCATGTCCAGTCCCACAATATTAAAGAAATAGTTTAAGTCTATTTTATAAGCGTTAAGCATGTCTATTTCTTGATAGAAATTTTCTAATACAAAATTTTGCTGATTATCAATGTGTAATATGTTTTACTGTTGTAGATATATTGAGAATGAGATGAAAAACTAATAAATTAGGAAACATTGTTGATGAACTAATAAAATTAAGTTAGATATACCAAAAAATTTATTATTAAAATATCTTATTTTTAATCGTTTACATATTTACAAAAAGTTTATATAATGAAATGAAAAATTGTTATTATTAACAGAATTAAAGATTATATTTGTTTATGATAAATACACAATTGAAAAACCTAACTTTAGTGAGTGGATGGAATAATTATAAAAGATTGATGCCTTATCATCTAATGTTAATAAAGAAAATTCAATGAATTAAATCAAATATCAACAGTAAAACCTATCAAAAAGTTTAGTTAGGTTTTTTATTTTATTGAAAAAATAGATAAAAATAATAAATGGATTAATAATTTAAAATGTTAATAATTATAATAGTGAGCAAGAAAGTGAATATCTTATAAAAGTAAACAGTACTTCAATATTAGGAGACAAACTTGTCGATGATATATATATAAAATAAGATAAAAATTAATAATTTCATTGCTATTCTAACTGTTTCTATCATATTAATTATCCCTCAAATAGTGACAAAAAATATGATAATAGGTTCAGACTCAGTTTTCCACTTCAATCGCTTTTACGGAGCGGCAGGACAAATTAGAAGTAGGAATTTTAGTTATTTTATTAGCTTGTATGAATTTTAATAGTCAGGAAGAATTGTCAATGCTTTTTATAGTCCTTTTTTTGTATATCTACATGAAATAATTGTTCTTCTAAGTAGAAATTGGTTTGTGTATCAAGTCTTGTCAAATTTTATATTATTTATTATATCTGGCGCTTTAATGAATATTTTTCTTAAAAAAGGTAGTTTTAGTTATATAAAATGTTTGTTTGGATCCATAGTATTTATGACCACCTTTTCTATTCAGTAGGGGGTGACTAGACAAAAATTTTCTAGTTGGACAGATGAAATACGCCAGTCTAAAACATTCTATAAAGTGTACGAACAGAACAATCAATAGGGAATGCTGCACGACCGATAACCATATCTGGCCCTCATCCTTGAACAACTTTTGTCCGAATGTAGGCTTCTTGTTTCGCTGGTAAAACGATGGGATGTCTATCACATTGGCTTTTTTCCTATATTGGTTGAAATAATCAAAAGTGGTATACCCCATTTTAAAATATAGATATACTTTATGAATTGTTTGTCTTGAACGTTTTAAGCAACGTGCTGTTTTAAGTACCGATTGATTGATTTTGCTATCATTACCAGTTTGTCTGGTGTAAGATGGATATATGGCATTTGTACTCACTCCTTATAATTTTTTCAAGGGAACTATTTTGAATGTAGCACAAATGACTTTTTTAGTTGTCTAGCTTAATTTTACAATCGGCGATATATAAATGCTTATTATTCTGATATGCAAGATATTTATTTTGGTTACAAATATTGGTTGTAGGCATCTGAGATTCAATAAAATAAAGTAAAGTAAAACTCTTTCTTTAGAAAATTCACTCACAAGGTAGATATGATAATTTTTTATAATACTATCAGACTACAGATTAGCAAACTAGGTTATAAGAAAGATAACGATATAAGTAAAAATCCCTTGTCAAATATTAATCTGACAAGGAATTTTTGGTAGGGGAAATGGTAGGGAACCATCTTATTTTTAATGAAAATTAAGTACCTTAGCAATTGAAGAATGTTGATTTATAGGCATTCCCCATCTATATTATGTTAGCCTTTTATTCCCACTCAACAGTTGCAGGTGGTTTAGAAGTGATATCGTACACAATACGATTAACATGAGCCACCTCGTTAACAATGCGGACACTGACCTGTTGAAGAACGTCCCAAGGAATTCTGGCAAAGTCGGCAGTCATGCCATCAATAGAAGTTACTGCCCGGATACCGACAGTATAATCATAGGTACGTCCATCTCCCATGACACCTACACTGCGAATGCCGGGTAGTACGGTGAAATATTGCCAGATTTCTCTATCGAGACCGGCTTTTTTGATTTCTTCTTGTAAGATAGCATCTGATTCACGTACAATTTCCAGTTTATCTTCTGTAATTTCACCAATGACACGAATACCTAAACCTGGTCCAGGGAAAGGTTGGCGCCAAACGATGCTGTCTGGCATACCTAATTGGGTACCTAATTCACGTACTTCATCTTTAAATAAAGTGTTCAAGGGTTCAATCAACTCAAAATGCATATCTTCTGGTAAGCCACCAACGTTGTGATGTGACTTAATTGTTTGGGCAGTCTCTGTACCACTTTCGATAACGTCTGTATATAAGGTTCCTTGAGCTAAAAAGTCAATGCCTTTTTGACCTGCAAGTTTCTTCGCCTCATCATCAAAAACATAGACAAATTCATTTCCAATAATTTTGCGTTTTTTTTCTGGGTCTTCAATTCCTTTTAATAGGTCTAGGAAACGTTTTTGAGCGTCTACTTTGATGATGTTTAATCCAAATTTTCCGCCTAAGCTTTCCATTACTTGTTTGGCTTCATTTTTACGTAGTAAACCATGATCAACAAAAATACAAGTCAACTGATCACCAATCGCTTTTTGTAAAAGAACACCTACAACACTAGAATCAACGCCACCAGAAAGGCCAAGTAATACACGTTTATCTACAACTTTTTCTCGAATTTTTGCAATTTCCATTTCAATAAAGTTGTCCATTGTC
The genomic region above belongs to Melissococcus plutonius ATCC 35311 and contains:
- the mmsA gene encoding multiple monosaccharide ABC transporter ATP-binding protein, whose amino-acid sequence is MAEYILEMKNIVKEFSGVRALNNVNLKIEQGEVHALCGENGSGKSTLMNVLSGLYPFGSYEGEIIYKGETCKFKSIRDSEEKGIVIIHQELALSPYLSIKENIFLGNEQEKLGVIDWDLTEKKTIELLKKVGLKINPNTLVSQIGVGQQQLVEIAKAFSRSVQLLILDEPAAALNEAESENLLKLIKEFQRQGITSIIISHKLNEIVEVADRITIIRDGQSIETLPKEHITEEKIIKGMVGRELTNRYPERHPKIGKTYFEVRDWTVHHPIDTNRIINDHLNFSIHQGEIVGIAGLMGAGRTEFATSIFGHSYGSAISGQVFKDGKEISVNNVPNAIHNGIAYVSEDRKTLGLDLLMDIRENTTLASLNKISHTGVLNKENEILAVEKYQKKMHIKTNSIFQNVSSLSGGNQQKVVLAKWLMTEPDVLFLDELTRGIDIGAKYEIYTIIEEMAASGKCVCIISSELPEVLGMCDRIYTMNEGRFTGEVLRKDANQEVLMSLMTAEEKEKGVS
- the mmsB gene encoding multiple monosaccharide ABC transporter permease; translation: MERLNGNVDKKNNFNLKEKALDIFSKYSMVIILIAALIVFQFLTEGIFLRSLNITNIILQNSHILVLAAGMLLVVLLGHVDLSVGSVMAFVGAIAGFMMVNYKMSPIIVVPVCILIGALIVAWQGFWVAYVEIPAFIVTLAGLLMFRGLTQVVLGGQSLAPFPKIFQKISTGYLPDIMSGTHIHYLTMLIGIILTCLLIFNQWQARERRKKNLFEVEPMNMFILKALLTGIVILVISYVFAAYKGYPVILIILGVIVAVYSFLTNKTVAGRQIYATGGNKKAANLSGIKTKKITFWVFVNMGAMAVLAGLILTARLNAATSQAGTSMELDAMAAVYFGGASTSGGIGTIMGAIVGGLVMGVLNNGMSILGVGVDWQQAIKVLILLLAVVLDVYNKRKKVA
- a CDS encoding ABC transporter ATP-binding protein, giving the protein MSYALEIKNLKKTYESGVEALRGIDLVVEAGDFYALLGPNGAGKSTTIGIITSLVNKTSGKVKIFDYDLDTELERAKQQIGLVPQEFNFNPFETVQQIVVNQAGYYGVPRKEALKRSEKYLKQSNLWEKRNVRARMLSGGMKRRLMIARALMHEPRLLILDEPTAGVDIELRREMWTFLKELNDEGTTIILTTHYLEEAEMLCRNIGIIQSGELIENTSMKKLLAKLQFETFIFDLAPYKIKPTVTGYKNTFEDDLTLAVEVERNQGVNEIFEQFSKQGIKILSMRNKSNRLEELFLKIMKEERPVGENNV
- a CDS encoding ABC transporter permease; amino-acid sequence: MFSLYLTALKSLAIKETNRYLRIWVQTLVPPVITTSLYFIIFGKMIGGRIGEMSGFSYMAFIVPGLIMMSVITSSYSNVSSSFFSQKFQKNIEELLVAPIPTHIIIWGFVIGGLGRSILVGALVTMVSLFFVPLHVYSWFIVIITLLMTAILFSLAGLINGVFAQSYDDVSIVPTFVLQPLTYLGGVFYAISMLPPFWQTISKINPIVYMISGFRYGFLGKTDIPILVSLLILLLFSLFLYAICYYLINRGKGLRS
- a CDS encoding DUF1648 domain-containing protein; this translates as MFNYISEKYQKIIHLNFLWAFFSFICNFYLYPKLPTIVPIHFRWNGIPNDLGGRFIIWVFPLIFIVFHVAFNEKHSSVFSHY
- a CDS encoding SdpI family protein; this encodes MNSYNYIIFIISILLLINVCFFDHGQNAGLGFQTKRSMASKKAWVYSQKIFYGTIILISAISIILNYFNIISNTIAIFLSIIGIILAGGLTQFSLIYNQVNEK
- the guaA gene encoding glutamine-hydrolyzing GMP synthase; this encodes MTHVIDLKTIEKIIVLDFGSQYNQLITRRIREFGVFSELLSHRTTAEEIKKLAPKGIIFSGGPNSVYDEKAFRIDPEIYNLGIPILGICYGMQLMTYNLGGTVEPAENREYGKANLEIFEKSANLFSDTPRQQTVWMSHGDLVTKTAPGFVTVATSKDCPIASIQNNERQFHGVQFHPEVRHSEYGTELLRHFAFDVCHCQGNWTMDNFIEMEIAKIREKVVDKRVLLGLSGGVDSSVVGVLLQKAIGDQLTCIFVDHGLLRKNEAKQVMESLGGKFGLNIIKVDAQKRFLDLLKGIEDPEKKRKIIGNEFVYVFDDEAKKLAGQKGIDFLAQGTLYTDVIESGTETAQTIKSHHNVGGLPEDMHFELIEPLNTLFKDEVRELGTQLGMPDSIVWRQPFPGPGLGIRVIGEITEDKLEIVRESDAILQEEIKKAGLDREIWQYFTVLPGIRSVGVMGDGRTYDYTVGIRAVTSIDGMTADFARIPWDVLQQVSVRIVNEVAHVNRIVYDITSKPPATVEWE